A segment of the Entomomonas moraniae genome:
TAGACTCTGACTCACAACGGTTCTTATATTCAAGCTGCCCTTCTTTGAGTCCACGATCACTGATAACAACACGGTGTGGAATACCAATAAGATCCATGTCTGAGAATTTAACCCCAGGGCTGGTTTTCTTATCACGATCATCGAGCAGTACTTCATAACCGAGTTTGTTCAGGTCATTGTAGAGCTTATCAGCGACTTCTTTAATTGCAGGGTCTTCGTATTTTAAAGCGACAATAGCAATTTGGAAAGGCGCCATAGCTTCTGGCCATAAAATACCACGGTCATCATAGTTTTGCTCAATCGCAGCAGCAACCACACGAGAGACACCAATACCGTAGCAACCCATGGTGAGCTCAAGCGGTTTACCATTTTCAGCTAATACAGTGCAGTTCATTGAATGAGTATATTTTGTACCGAGTTGGAAAATGTGGCCTACTTCAATCCCACGACGAATAACTAATGAGCCTTTTCCATCTGGGCTAGGATCACCTTCAACCACATTACGTAGGTCAGCAGTTTCAGGTAAAGCAAGGTCTCTTTCCCAATTAATGCCAAAGTAATGTTTCCCTTCAATATTAGCGCCAGCGCCAAAATCACTCATCATGGCAACAGAGCGGTCAATAATACAAGGAATTGCTAGATTAACAGGGCCTAATGAACCGGGGCCAGCACCAATAGCTGCTTGTATTTCATCTTCAGTTGCAAAAATGAGCGGGCTTGCAACTAATGGGTGATTAGCCGCTTTAATTTCGTTTAGTTGGTGGTCGCCCCTTATGACTAAGGCTACTAATGACCCTTCTTCTGAACCTTTTGCAATTAAAGTCTTAACAGTTTTTTCAATCGGTAATTTAAACTGCTCAACTAAGGCATTAATGGTTTTACAATCAGGAGTGTCAACTAATTGCATGTCTTTTGTTGGTGCAGGGCGACTAGTTTCACGAGGGATAGCTTCTGCTTTTTCAATATTAGCAGCATAGTCTGATGTATCACTGAAGACGATATCATCTTCCCCTGAGTCAGCAAGTACATGGAACTCATGTGAGCCGGAACCGCCTATAGAACCGTTGTCTGCTTGTACAGGACGGAAATCCAATCCTAAACGACTAAAAATATTTGAGTAGGCACGGTACATATCATCATAAGTTAATTGCAAAGACGCTTGGTCAGTATGGAACGAGTAAGCATCTTTCATTAAAAACTCACGTCCACGCATTAAACCAAAGCGGGGGCGGATTTCATCACGAAACTTAGTTTGAATCTGGTAAAGTGTTAGGGGCAGTTGTTTGTAGCTACTGACTTCATTGCGGACTAAATCAGTAACAACTTCTTCGTGGGTAGGGCCAAAACAAAACTCGCGTTGATGGCGATCTTTAAGGCGTAGAAGTTCAGGACCGTATTGTTCCCAGCGTGTTGACTCAACCCAAAGTTCTGCTGGTTGTACCGCAGGCATAAGAATTTCTTGTGCGCCAATGGCGTTCATTTCTTCTCTGACCACTTTTTCTACTTTACGCAAAACACGTAAACCCAGCGGTAACCATGTATAAAGGCCGGCGGCTAACTTACGTACCATGCCAGCACGTAACATGAGTTGATGGCTGATAACCACTGCATCTGCAGGTGTTTCTTTCACTGTGGGGAGTAAATATTGACTAGTACGCATGTTATGTTCACATAAATGAGGTTAGAAAAGGATCATTTTATAGGTTGACTAGCATCGCATTCAATAGCAAAAGTAAAAGAAATAGATATATTTTTGATTAACTACTTTTATCTCATCAGTTAAAGCATTACAATGCGCTGCTTGTGAGGGTTGGTGCTGGTTTTTTGCTAGGGTATTTATTTGTAATGCGTCGCTTGTTTAACTTTTTATTTATTTTAATGGTCTTTATTAGCGGTAGTCTTTGGGCTAATGATGGTATGGCTCAGTCGAGTGTTATTACAACAACAAAAATAAGACCTACCATTGACAAGGTTTTGGTTGAAAAGTCAAAACGTAAACTGTATTTGATGAGCGGTAGAAATGTTATTAAAACGTATAATATTTCATTAGGTAAAAAACCTGTTGGCCCTAAAGTGATGGAGGGCGATAAGCGAACACCTGAAGGCTTGTATTGGATCGACTGGCGTAAGCAGAGTGATAAGTTTAATTTAGCAATGCATATCTCATACCCTAATTCTAGAGATGTTGTTCAAGCAAAAAAACAAGGCGTTTCGCCGGGCAGCATGATCATGATTCATGGTACACCCATTGATCAAGAGTATCCTGAGTGGTATTTTCGAGGATTAAATTGGACTGATGGCTGTATCGCTATGATGAATTGGGACATGAAAGAGGTGTGGAGTCTTGTAAAAGACGGCACGTTGATTGAGATTAGGCCTTAAAGAATAATACATACTAGCGTTTAAGGCTTATTGTTAATTTTTACATTGTCTATTCATGATGTAAACAATGGTCCATGGAGGATATATTCATGA
Coding sequences within it:
- a CDS encoding proline--tRNA ligase, which encodes MRTSQYLLPTVKETPADAVVISHQLMLRAGMVRKLAAGLYTWLPLGLRVLRKVEKVVREEMNAIGAQEILMPAVQPAELWVESTRWEQYGPELLRLKDRHQREFCFGPTHEEVVTDLVRNEVSSYKQLPLTLYQIQTKFRDEIRPRFGLMRGREFLMKDAYSFHTDQASLQLTYDDMYRAYSNIFSRLGLDFRPVQADNGSIGGSGSHEFHVLADSGEDDIVFSDTSDYAANIEKAEAIPRETSRPAPTKDMQLVDTPDCKTINALVEQFKLPIEKTVKTLIAKGSEEGSLVALVIRGDHQLNEIKAANHPLVASPLIFATEDEIQAAIGAGPGSLGPVNLAIPCIIDRSVAMMSDFGAGANIEGKHYFGINWERDLALPETADLRNVVEGDPSPDGKGSLVIRRGIEVGHIFQLGTKYTHSMNCTVLAENGKPLELTMGCYGIGVSRVVAAAIEQNYDDRGILWPEAMAPFQIAIVALKYEDPAIKEVADKLYNDLNKLGYEVLLDDRDKKTSPGVKFSDMDLIGIPHRVVISDRGLKEGQLEYKNRCESESKNLPLANILDELKTLIK
- a CDS encoding L,D-transpeptidase family protein, translated to MAQSSVITTTKIRPTIDKVLVEKSKRKLYLMSGRNVIKTYNISLGKKPVGPKVMEGDKRTPEGLYWIDWRKQSDKFNLAMHISYPNSRDVVQAKKQGVSPGSMIMIHGTPIDQEYPEWYFRGLNWTDGCIAMMNWDMKEVWSLVKDGTLIEIRP